The region TAAGTCGGAATGTACTGCCCTTGCCCAACTCCGACTCTACGGAGATGTCCCCGCCCATCGCACGGGCCAACTCCCGTGAGATGAACAACCCCAGCCCGCTGCCCCCGGTTGTCATGGTCATCGGATCCTCGACGCGGTAAAAGCGTTCGAAGACTCGCTCCAAGGCGTCTGCCGGGATTCCGCGACCATGGTCGGTGACAGCGACGACAGCCCACGGCTGTCCGTCCGTGCGCCCGTACTCCACCTGGATGGCCGCGTCGTCGGGGGAGTACTTGCCGGCGTTGCCGATCAGGTTGGACAGACACTGCACCGCCCGCCCTCGGTCGCACCGTACGGTGACATCGGTGCCCACGATCTGCACTCGCTTCGCCAGATTCGGGAACGTGTCCATGGTCTCCTCGATCAGGTCGGACAGATCCGCGTCAGTCAGGTCGACGTCGAGTCGGGTCTCGTCGATCTCGGAGACTCGCGAGGCCAGGAGTAGGTCATCGACGAGGCGGGACAGGTGGTTGGCTCGTTCCTCGATCGTCTCCAGCACCGTCGATCGCTTCTCCGGCGTCATGCGCTCCCATCGAGTGGCCAGTAGGCGGGCGTAGCCCTTGATCGGTGTGATGGGGGTTCGCAGTTCATGGGACACGGTGGCGATGAAGTCGGACTTCATCCGCTCCACGCGACGCTGCTGGGTCACGTCGCGGACGGTCATCACGGACAGTTGGGCCTCATCGTCCAGCGGCACGACTGCGACGTTGAGTTCGCGAAGCTCGTCATCGGTCCGGGTGATGGTCACGAACCGGCCCTCGGCCCCGGTGTCACTGCCTCGCAGCTCAGCCAAGACCTGCAGACCCTCCAACTCGGCGACTGCCGCGGGATCCTGTGCAACCGACTGCGAGACGCCGGTGATGAACTCCATCGCCGGGCTCCACAGCACCACACTGCCAACTCCGTCGAACACCGCGATGCCATCGTTGGCGTTGTCGACAACGGCAGTGAGTTTGGCGGTCTCACCGCGGAGATCGGCGAGGAGTTGACTCGCCCGGATCGCGCTGGATAGGGAACCGGCGAGACTCGTCAGGACGGGAGCGTCTTCGCCCTTGAGAGCCCAGGAGTTCCGACCACCACGGGCCCAGGGCATCCGCCGTTCAAGACCCGAGAGTCCCGAGGATGCTCCGAGAGCGAGTGCGGCGGCCTCATGCTCACCAAGGTCCAAAGTGATGACTACGCCGTCGCGCCATCCCGTCGGCACCAAGGCGGCGGTGATCGGGCGAGCAGTGCGGTCAGCGGTGGCTGCCAACTGCAGTTCTGTGGGCTGAGCCGGTGAGCTCGAGACTTCACCTGCGTCTCGCGAGCCGAGGTAGCTCATTGCTCCGACGACGATCAGAACATCTTCGGCACCGAAGACGCGACGCACGGAGTCCGCTGCGGTCCGGGTCAACTGGACCGGATCCTGGGGCATGGAGAGAGTGTTGGACAACGCGACCATGTACCGAAGGCGCTCGACAGCTTCACTGCGGCGTTGTGCTGCCTGGTAAACGAACCAAAGGACCGCTGTGGGGACAACCGTGAACACGGTCAGCGTGGGTGCCACCGGGATGAGTGCCACGAAACTCGCCGCCACGCTGACTGACAGGAATGCAACGATGAGGGTAGGGATCCATTGACCCTTGTCGGTCAGGAATTCCCGGATCGGGATGTTCTCAGCTACCTGGAGTATCCAACTGAGTAGGAGCATGTTGATCGTGCCCCAAATGAGTGCCGCGACGAAGAGAGCGACGATGGACTGGGCGCTGAAGAGATCGCCGTGATCGGCCAGCGCCCAGTAGCTGACGAATAGCGCGCTCGTGGCGATTCCGTAGGACCCGGCATTGAACAGTCGCTTGATGGGCGGCCGACGCAGGATCCACTCGGCGATGATCGTGCCGGCCACGAGCAACGGCAGGGCGACGCTGGGAGTGAAAAGCAGCAG is a window of Candidatus Nanopelagicales bacterium DNA encoding:
- a CDS encoding ATP-binding protein, which codes for MRSSRALVLGVVVAGVLSVAGALVWFEAHPTPDGLIRWDQTPLVAALLIVAVVSELMFFPVRHGDGFEELTYFEFVMIGALLLFTPSVALPLLVAGTIIAEWILRRPPIKRLFNAGSYGIATSALFVSYWALADHGDLFSAQSIVALFVAALIWGTINMLLLSWILQVAENIPIREFLTDKGQWIPTLIVAFLSVSVAASFVALIPVAPTLTVFTVVPTAVLWFVYQAAQRRSEAVERLRYMVALSNTLSMPQDPVQLTRTAADSVRRVFGAEDVLIVVGAMSYLGSRDAGEVSSSPAQPTELQLAATADRTARPITAALVPTGWRDGVVITLDLGEHEAAALALGASSGLSGLERRMPWARGGRNSWALKGEDAPVLTSLAGSLSSAIRASQLLADLRGETAKLTAVVDNANDGIAVFDGVGSVVLWSPAMEFITGVSQSVAQDPAAVAELEGLQVLAELRGSDTGAEGRFVTITRTDDELRELNVAVVPLDDEAQLSVMTVRDVTQQRRVERMKSDFIATVSHELRTPITPIKGYARLLATRWERMTPEKRSTVLETIEERANHLSRLVDDLLLASRVSEIDETRLDVDLTDADLSDLIEETMDTFPNLAKRVQIVGTDVTVRCDRGRAVQCLSNLIGNAGKYSPDDAAIQVEYGRTDGQPWAVVAVTDHGRGIPADALERVFERFYRVEDPMTMTTGGSGLGLFISRELARAMGGDISVESELGKGSTFRLRLPVSEETT